A single window of Microbacterium oryzae DNA harbors:
- a CDS encoding ROK family transcriptional regulator, with amino-acid sequence MREASTGRADVGQLFQLLRDGTPRTRAELAKSTGLARSTVAARVDELMRMGLITPVADAVSTGGRPPSQFALNPAAKVVVAADLGASHATVAITDLTGAVLSEHSERIVIADGPEPVLTWLIESAHRLLEETGRGEADVAAIGIGLPGPVEFFTGQPVNPPIMPGWDRFDVPGWVRSHLPMPVPVLVDNDVNISALGERATSWPGADHFMFVKVATGIGAGIISGGRLQRGAQGIAGDIGHVRVARGVDIPCQCGNTGCLEALASGPALARALSEQGVAARSGGDVVELVKHGNLQAIQAVRQAGRDIGEILTASVSLINPSVIAIGGSMARVGEHLIAGVREIVYTRSTPLATEHLSIVQSAAADRAAVVGASMLAVEHALSPAGLAASFGRVAV; translated from the coding sequence ATGCGAGAGGCCTCCACCGGCCGCGCCGATGTCGGCCAGCTGTTCCAGCTGCTGCGCGACGGCACGCCGCGCACGCGCGCGGAGCTGGCGAAGTCGACGGGGCTGGCCCGATCGACCGTCGCCGCGCGCGTGGACGAGCTCATGAGGATGGGGCTCATCACCCCCGTGGCCGACGCGGTGTCGACGGGCGGCCGCCCGCCGTCGCAGTTCGCGCTGAACCCGGCGGCCAAGGTCGTCGTCGCGGCCGACCTGGGCGCCTCGCACGCGACCGTCGCGATCACCGACCTCACCGGCGCCGTGCTGTCCGAGCACAGCGAGCGCATCGTCATCGCGGATGGCCCGGAGCCGGTCCTGACGTGGCTGATCGAGAGCGCGCACCGGCTGCTGGAGGAGACGGGACGCGGCGAGGCCGACGTCGCGGCCATCGGCATCGGCCTGCCCGGACCGGTGGAGTTCTTCACGGGCCAGCCGGTGAACCCGCCGATCATGCCCGGCTGGGACCGGTTCGACGTGCCCGGATGGGTGCGCTCGCACCTCCCCATGCCCGTGCCGGTGCTGGTCGACAACGACGTGAACATCTCCGCGCTCGGCGAGCGCGCCACGTCGTGGCCGGGCGCCGACCACTTCATGTTCGTGAAGGTCGCCACGGGCATCGGCGCCGGCATCATCTCCGGCGGTCGCCTGCAGCGCGGCGCGCAGGGCATCGCGGGAGACATCGGCCACGTCCGCGTGGCCCGCGGGGTCGACATCCCCTGCCAGTGCGGCAACACCGGGTGCCTCGAGGCGCTCGCGTCCGGGCCCGCGCTCGCGCGCGCACTCAGCGAGCAGGGCGTGGCCGCGCGCAGCGGAGGCGACGTCGTGGAGCTCGTCAAGCACGGCAACCTCCAGGCGATCCAGGCCGTCCGCCAGGCTGGGCGCGACATCGGCGAGATCCTCACGGCGTCGGTCAGCCTCATCAACCCGTCGGTCATCGCCATCGGCGGATCGATGGCGCGCGTGGGCGAGCACCTCATCGCCGGGGTGCGCGAGATCGTCTACACGCGCTCGACGCCGCTGGCGACGGAGCACCTGTCGATCGTGCAGTCGGCTGCCGCCGATCGGGCGGCCGTCGTCGGCGCGAGCATGCTCGCGGTGGAGCACGCGCTCTCCCCCGCGGGCCTCGCCGCGAGCTTCGGCCGCGTGGCGGTCTGA
- a CDS encoding ABC transporter permease has protein sequence MSAQTSPDLADPTTATATTAPASPLRRFFSSSAGRNLGLVVALLIIVIVGAVTAPGTFTTFDNALVILRQASIIGVISIGMTFVIISGGIDLSVGAVTALASVAASLAVVQDLADSIHWTLMILIALLIGLGAGLINGVVVAYGRVAAFMATLAMLVGARGVAEILADNRTLVISDRDFVRALNVDILGVDILIWIFALVAVAGWLLLNRTTFGRRTVAIGGNREAARLAGIKVKRHTMWLYALSGLTAGIAAVMILGRTTAGTSTHGTLWELDAIAAVVVGGTLLIGGRGTITGTVFGVLIFATLSNVFVQNNLSSSVQAVAKGVIIVIAVLLQQRFAARDTRSS, from the coding sequence ATGAGCGCGCAGACGTCCCCCGATCTCGCCGACCCCACCACGGCCACCGCGACCACCGCGCCCGCATCGCCCCTGCGCCGGTTCTTCTCGAGCTCCGCCGGGCGCAACCTCGGCCTCGTGGTGGCGCTGCTCATCATCGTCATCGTCGGCGCCGTGACCGCGCCCGGCACGTTCACCACGTTCGACAACGCGCTCGTCATCCTGCGTCAGGCGTCGATCATCGGCGTGATCAGCATCGGCATGACCTTCGTGATCATCTCCGGCGGCATCGACCTGTCGGTCGGCGCGGTGACCGCCCTCGCCTCGGTGGCGGCGTCGCTGGCGGTCGTGCAGGACCTCGCCGACTCCATCCACTGGACCCTGATGATCCTCATCGCCCTCCTCATCGGCCTCGGAGCGGGGCTCATCAACGGCGTCGTGGTCGCCTACGGCCGGGTCGCGGCGTTCATGGCCACGCTCGCGATGCTCGTCGGCGCCCGCGGGGTGGCCGAGATCCTCGCCGACAACCGCACCCTCGTCATCTCCGACCGCGACTTCGTGCGCGCGCTCAACGTCGACATCCTGGGCGTGGACATCCTCATCTGGATCTTCGCCCTGGTCGCGGTCGCCGGCTGGCTGCTCCTGAACCGCACCACGTTCGGCCGCCGCACCGTCGCCATCGGCGGCAACCGCGAGGCCGCGCGCCTCGCGGGCATCAAGGTGAAGCGGCACACCATGTGGCTCTACGCCCTGTCGGGGCTCACCGCGGGCATCGCGGCCGTCATGATCCTGGGGCGCACCACGGCAGGCACCTCGACGCACGGCACCCTGTGGGAGCTCGACGCCATCGCCGCCGTCGTCGTCGGCGGCACCCTCCTCATCGGCGGCCGCGGCACGATCACCGGCACCGTGTTCGGGGTGCTGATCTTCGCCACGCTGTCGAACGTCTTCGTGCAGAACAACCTCTCCTCCTCGGTGCAGGCCGTCGCGAAGGGCGTCATCATCGTCATCGCGGTGCTCCTGCAGCAGCGCTTCGCCGCGCGGGACACGCGCTCGAGCTGA